In a genomic window of Occallatibacter riparius:
- a CDS encoding DUF3857 domain-containing transglutaminase family protein: MGTVAFRYSAGILPACARVSAVLTLGLATGAFAQTAPGLPAGPAAAPAAQAVGPAKASDPSKEAAVVEKLITHIREEADGTGTRETLARVHVVTDAGVKQLAVLAFTYTAMNQQMDISYVRVIKHDGTVVTTPDYNIQDLPADVTREAPMYSDIHQKHVAVKGLGAGDMLEYKTTLRTLKPEVPGQFWLEYSFEKDGVILDEELDLDVPADKSVRVASADVQPTVTSANGRKLYHWRSENLSRPDPDAPPKSVKNWKPSVQVTTFTDWAQVGAWYQSLQKDQLVVTPAIKAKADALTKNLTADDDKIRAIFNAVALHTHYIGLEFGIGRYQPHAADDVLSNEYGDCKDKHTLLATLLKAEGIEAWPVLINSGHELDPAMPSPAQFDHVITVVPRDGKLVWMDSTAEVAPVGVLIGTLRDKQALAVPNSKPAYLERTPADLPFTQSARFEATGKLDENGEFTGRMSQTYHGDAELVMRSLFRAVPEAEWKEFLQRVSSRTGFGGEISSPEVSAVEKTDEPLRFAYDYKREKYSEWEDRRIGPPLPPIGWELVPGIKQTKPADDIDLGSPGEQVYKSTVQMPAGWHMFPPAGIDLTEDWAEYHSKYNFANGSYTAERRLVVKKEKIPLADWDKYLRFREAIYGDTARMSAIGAPGVEPPLPTTRFTGRVSMPSTEEMQKLMEELEPLRDAFALLGADPPSAGDLATATEKCRSTVADFETQSHDNEPSDMRTLAWAQMLGAAWTCQGWAELENHNHEVAESYLRAAWKLSQNPVAGYQLGRLLEAKGEKAAAAHTWELAYISSPGGMMASIAPGSDTTDKIAASYKKLTGKDLTATPLNRGQYNGSLRAELDRDTEIRAFVRETKLNGQGYYAVTYLADGTIRASLISGDPGMATLAPMLQGRRFPVPMPAGSKARLVREVHLICSPWGGCDAYMLLPTSVTLPMTMKVKAIQVPPPANAPNGARTLRVPSQN, translated from the coding sequence ATGGGCACTGTGGCTTTCCGGTATTCCGCGGGCATTTTGCCGGCGTGCGCGCGGGTTTCAGCGGTTTTGACCCTGGGGTTGGCAACGGGCGCTTTCGCGCAGACCGCGCCGGGCTTGCCTGCGGGACCGGCTGCTGCGCCTGCGGCTCAGGCTGTCGGGCCGGCGAAGGCGTCGGATCCGTCGAAGGAAGCGGCGGTGGTTGAGAAGCTGATCACGCACATTCGCGAGGAGGCAGACGGCACCGGGACGCGCGAGACCTTGGCACGGGTGCACGTGGTTACGGATGCCGGCGTGAAGCAGCTGGCGGTGCTTGCGTTCACCTATACGGCGATGAACCAGCAGATGGATATCAGCTATGTGCGGGTGATCAAGCACGATGGCACGGTGGTGACTACGCCCGACTACAACATCCAGGACCTGCCTGCGGACGTGACTCGCGAAGCGCCGATGTACTCCGACATTCACCAGAAACACGTGGCGGTGAAAGGCCTGGGGGCGGGCGACATGCTGGAATACAAGACTACGCTGCGCACGCTGAAGCCAGAGGTTCCGGGGCAGTTCTGGCTGGAGTATTCGTTTGAGAAGGATGGGGTGATTCTGGACGAGGAGCTCGACCTGGATGTTCCCGCCGACAAGAGCGTGAGGGTGGCCAGCGCCGACGTGCAGCCGACGGTGACGAGCGCGAATGGGCGGAAGCTCTACCACTGGAGGAGCGAGAATCTGTCGCGGCCGGACCCGGACGCGCCGCCCAAGTCGGTGAAGAACTGGAAGCCTTCGGTGCAGGTAACCACATTTACGGACTGGGCGCAGGTGGGGGCGTGGTACCAGTCGCTGCAGAAGGATCAACTGGTGGTGACTCCGGCGATCAAGGCGAAGGCCGATGCGCTGACCAAGAATCTGACCGCGGATGACGACAAGATCCGCGCGATCTTCAACGCCGTGGCATTGCACACGCACTATATCGGGCTGGAGTTTGGAATTGGTCGCTACCAGCCGCACGCTGCCGACGATGTTCTCTCGAATGAATACGGCGACTGCAAGGACAAGCACACTCTGCTGGCAACTCTGCTGAAGGCGGAGGGCATTGAGGCCTGGCCGGTGCTGATCAACAGCGGCCACGAGCTCGATCCGGCGATGCCTTCGCCTGCGCAGTTCGATCATGTGATCACGGTTGTGCCGCGCGACGGCAAGCTGGTGTGGATGGACTCGACTGCGGAGGTTGCGCCGGTGGGGGTGCTGATAGGCACGCTGCGCGACAAGCAGGCGCTCGCAGTGCCCAACAGCAAGCCAGCTTACCTGGAGCGTACGCCTGCAGACCTGCCGTTCACGCAATCGGCGCGGTTCGAGGCTACGGGCAAGCTGGATGAAAACGGTGAATTCACCGGGCGGATGTCGCAGACCTATCACGGCGATGCAGAGCTCGTGATGCGCTCGTTGTTTCGTGCCGTGCCGGAAGCGGAGTGGAAAGAATTTTTGCAGCGAGTTTCATCCCGCACCGGCTTCGGCGGGGAGATCAGCTCCCCCGAGGTGTCGGCGGTGGAGAAGACGGACGAACCGCTGCGTTTTGCCTACGACTACAAGCGGGAGAAGTACAGCGAGTGGGAGGACCGTCGAATCGGGCCGCCGCTGCCGCCGATCGGATGGGAGCTGGTGCCGGGCATCAAGCAGACCAAGCCAGCGGATGACATCGACCTGGGCTCGCCGGGCGAACAGGTCTACAAGTCGACGGTGCAGATGCCGGCCGGGTGGCACATGTTTCCGCCTGCGGGAATCGATCTGACCGAGGACTGGGCCGAGTACCACTCCAAATACAACTTCGCCAACGGCTCTTATACGGCGGAGCGCCGGCTGGTGGTGAAGAAAGAGAAGATTCCTCTGGCCGACTGGGACAAATATCTGCGCTTCCGCGAGGCCATTTACGGTGACACGGCACGCATGTCGGCAATTGGCGCGCCCGGAGTGGAGCCGCCTCTCCCGACCACCCGCTTCACCGGCAGGGTGAGCATGCCCTCCACCGAGGAGATGCAGAAGCTGATGGAGGAACTGGAGCCGCTGCGGGACGCCTTTGCGCTGCTGGGAGCGGACCCACCGAGCGCGGGCGACCTGGCCACCGCAACTGAGAAATGCCGGAGCACGGTTGCGGATTTCGAGACGCAATCGCACGACAACGAGCCGTCGGATATGCGGACGCTTGCGTGGGCGCAGATGCTAGGAGCCGCATGGACATGCCAGGGCTGGGCCGAACTCGAGAACCACAATCACGAAGTGGCGGAGAGCTACCTGCGCGCGGCCTGGAAGCTCAGTCAGAATCCGGTGGCCGGATACCAGCTTGGCCGCCTGCTGGAGGCCAAGGGCGAGAAGGCCGCTGCCGCGCATACGTGGGAGCTGGCCTACATCAGCAGTCCTGGGGGAATGATGGCGAGCATTGCACCGGGCTCAGACACCACTGACAAGATCGCGGCCAGCTACAAGAAGCTCACCGGCAAGGACTTGACTGCCACGCCGCTGAATCGCGGGCAATACAACGGAAGCCTGCGGGCCGAGCTCGACAGGGACACGGAAATTCGTGCGTTCGTGCGCGAAACCAAGCTGAACGGGCAGGGCTACTACGCGGTCACTTATTTAGCGGACGGGACGATCCGAGCGAGCCTTATCAGCGGGGACCCAGGGATGGCCACGCTGGCGCCGATGCTGCAGGGACGACGTTTCCCGGTGCCGATGCCGGCGGGGTCGAAGGCACGGCTGGTCCGCGAGGTGCACCTGATCTGCTCGCCCTGGGGTGGGTGTGACGCGTACATGCTGCTGCCGACGTCGGTCACTCTGCCGATGACGATGAAGGTGAAGGCGATCCAGGTGCCGCCACCTGCGAATGCTCCCAACGGCGCGAGGACGCTCCGCGTTCCCTCGCAGAATTGA
- a CDS encoding sugar phosphate isomerase/epimerase family protein: MLRVLSTHLFLNQRLHPGLLELAARSGAQAVEIFAARQHFDYTQREDVRELCEWFRSNELQAFSMHAPMFPDREMGRAGAPSVNVIHPEKSRRIDSMDEIKRALEAAEQIPFKNLIVHLGEREDSWSQRTIDYAMTALEHLGAFASALGVRVLVENLTNDVTTPEHLMLILELGHLDNIGVCLDLGHANMTVGIPEAITTLSKRIVSLHVHDNHGLKDEHLWPGDGTINWKATTERLNTLAAPPAAVLEIGYTLGDQPAAIPDRIRAAYNRLELI, encoded by the coding sequence ATGCTTCGAGTACTCTCCACCCATCTGTTTCTCAATCAGCGCCTGCATCCGGGTCTGCTCGAGCTGGCCGCACGCTCCGGCGCGCAGGCGGTGGAGATCTTCGCCGCGCGGCAGCACTTCGACTACACCCAGCGCGAAGATGTGCGTGAGCTCTGCGAGTGGTTCCGCTCCAACGAATTGCAGGCCTTCTCCATGCACGCCCCCATGTTTCCTGACCGCGAAATGGGCCGCGCCGGCGCCCCCTCCGTCAACGTGATCCACCCCGAGAAGTCCCGCCGCATCGACTCCATGGACGAGATCAAGCGCGCCCTCGAGGCCGCCGAGCAGATCCCTTTCAAGAACCTCATCGTGCACCTGGGCGAGCGCGAAGACTCCTGGTCGCAGCGCACCATCGACTACGCGATGACCGCCCTCGAGCACCTCGGCGCTTTCGCCAGCGCGCTCGGCGTGCGCGTCCTCGTCGAGAACCTCACCAACGATGTCACCACCCCCGAGCATCTGATGCTCATCCTCGAACTCGGTCACCTCGATAACATCGGCGTCTGCCTCGACCTCGGCCACGCCAACATGACCGTCGGCATTCCCGAGGCCATCACCACCCTCAGCAAGCGCATCGTCTCCCTTCACGTGCATGACAACCACGGCCTTAAAGACGAACACCTCTGGCCCGGAGACGGCACCATCAACTGGAAGGCAACCACGGAACGGCTGAACACGCTCGCAGCGCCGCCCGCCGCCGTGCTCGAGATCGGCTACACCCTCGGCGACCAGCCCGCGGCCATTCCCGATCGCATCCGCGCCGCCTACAACCGCCTCGAACTCATCTAG
- a CDS encoding sulfatase-like hydrolase/transferase, giving the protein MKGRWVLEASGISLLISLPYLAEILFPGHLAIYHHHRALAHVLDGLLLAMVEILLIALGLIAFFHHFISFRPRAVAAAAFATLLVFRCINSIISIGEQWRAGLNRDLTEAAPAPLALATASHLWGIWPLRIGLLVAVTALACWKPSVTQPFVRVTRFGLAGFAFCLLWIVPQILYFGHGLKPTSRVRASVNPARSKQIIWILFDELSYKFAFEQPPPGVDLANFRKLRSESVSLANVQSAGFYTDRIIPSIISGKKIDEIRSEAGRGLLYLNPEHHWVRYDENQTLFGLAHAAGWNSAVVGWFNPYCRLFPSVLDSCLWEPGFLSLKLESIGASEEKSSFANAQILAGAFLAGRLPSGEHEAATRIAAFEKLMTGATSQIRDPESDFVFIHLSVPHPTGFYSRKTHEFCVCGNYIDNLQLADDSLGRLEEEIKHSARADQTTLIVSSDHSWRVPIWSQWKSWTAEEQRVSGGVFDARPAFLVHFPGQTSAIDIAEPEPELVEHDIIASMLQNKLESPAELVAFLRSTGVQAGSEAGVPKP; this is encoded by the coding sequence ATGAAGGGCCGCTGGGTTCTGGAAGCGAGCGGAATCTCGCTCCTTATCTCGCTTCCGTATCTGGCGGAAATACTCTTTCCCGGCCATCTTGCGATCTACCATCACCATCGCGCTCTTGCGCATGTTCTCGACGGCCTGTTGCTGGCAATGGTGGAGATCCTTCTGATCGCTCTGGGCCTGATCGCATTTTTCCACCACTTCATTTCTTTTCGGCCCCGGGCAGTGGCCGCCGCCGCCTTCGCAACTCTGCTCGTTTTCCGGTGTATCAACAGCATTATTTCCATCGGCGAGCAGTGGCGTGCAGGCCTGAATCGCGATCTCACTGAAGCCGCGCCTGCCCCACTCGCTTTGGCCACCGCTTCCCATCTCTGGGGCATATGGCCCTTGCGGATAGGCCTCCTAGTTGCAGTCACAGCCCTTGCATGTTGGAAGCCGTCCGTCACGCAGCCCTTTGTTCGCGTGACGCGTTTCGGTCTCGCCGGTTTTGCATTCTGCCTATTGTGGATCGTCCCACAGATCCTTTACTTCGGCCATGGCCTAAAGCCAACGTCGCGGGTCAGGGCGTCAGTGAATCCGGCGCGCTCCAAGCAGATCATCTGGATACTTTTCGACGAATTGTCCTACAAATTCGCGTTCGAGCAACCTCCGCCGGGCGTCGATCTTGCGAATTTCAGAAAGCTACGTTCGGAGAGTGTTTCCCTGGCGAATGTCCAGTCTGCCGGCTTCTACACCGACCGCATTATCCCCTCGATTATTTCGGGGAAGAAGATCGACGAGATTCGCAGCGAGGCGGGCCGTGGCCTTCTCTACCTGAACCCGGAACATCACTGGGTTCGATACGACGAGAATCAGACGCTGTTTGGATTGGCTCATGCTGCCGGCTGGAATTCCGCAGTGGTTGGCTGGTTCAATCCCTATTGCCGCCTTTTCCCTTCTGTTCTCGATTCGTGTCTCTGGGAGCCAGGCTTTTTGAGTCTCAAGCTGGAATCGATAGGGGCTTCGGAAGAGAAATCCTCCTTCGCCAACGCTCAGATCCTTGCGGGGGCGTTTCTGGCGGGGCGCCTTCCATCGGGAGAACACGAGGCGGCGACGCGCATCGCCGCTTTTGAGAAGCTCATGACGGGGGCAACGAGCCAGATCCGAGACCCGGAGTCTGATTTTGTATTTATTCACTTGTCGGTGCCGCATCCGACCGGGTTCTACAGCCGCAAGACCCATGAGTTTTGCGTCTGCGGGAATTACATCGATAACCTGCAGCTGGCGGACGACTCTCTGGGTCGCCTCGAAGAGGAAATCAAGCACTCGGCCCGGGCGGACCAGACCACGCTGATCGTTTCCTCCGACCACTCATGGCGCGTTCCTATATGGAGCCAGTGGAAGTCCTGGACCGCGGAAGAACAGCGAGTCTCAGGAGGCGTTTTCGATGCCCGTCCGGCGTTTCTCGTTCACTTCCCCGGCCAGACATCGGCGATTGATATCGCGGAACCCGAGCCCGAGCTGGTTGAGCACGACATAATCGCGTCGATGCTTCAGAACAAGCTGGAGTCGCCAGCGGAACTTGTGGCCTTCCTGCGTAGCACGGGTGTGCAGGCAGGTTCTGAGGCAGGGGTGCCGAAGCCGTAA
- a CDS encoding class I SAM-dependent methyltransferase, whose product MSSRPTGTFRDPQGTLYQDGDRIFREIYPRYSAQVLAWLGSEPASRWMREGRMVPTEIVASEPVTLLEHERIEFPSYPWEWAAGQWIAAGLLTLDLCEEALGSGYILKDATPFNVLFSSAKPVFIDVLSFEKRDPNNPLWIAQAQFVRTFLLPLAAYRYLGWPLSASQQRRDGYEPADLAHRLGFAQKWSSPLRSLVALPLLFERSFSEKAAKSHNSIRKVSEDLAELILRRTIRKMRKNLRALTPPVHASRWSGYTETASHYDSGDHAAKQNFVRTSIKSTGALHVLDVGANTGVYSRIAAECGAAVVAWDPDVSATELHYQAASRDELPVLPLVADFARPSPAIGWRNAEYASLLARAKGRFDCVLMLGVLHHLLVAEQIPLAEIIEQLAEITTRWAVLEWVPQEDSQFSGLVRGREELYAHLTESYFTQVLGERFATRSRERLPNGRTLLLVEKVS is encoded by the coding sequence GTGTCCTCCAGACCCACAGGCACATTCCGCGACCCTCAGGGCACCTTGTATCAGGATGGGGACCGCATTTTTCGCGAGATTTACCCGCGGTATTCTGCACAGGTACTCGCCTGGCTCGGTTCGGAGCCCGCGAGCCGCTGGATGCGGGAGGGACGGATGGTGCCGACCGAGATCGTGGCCTCGGAGCCCGTCACGCTTCTCGAGCATGAGCGGATCGAGTTTCCTTCTTATCCGTGGGAGTGGGCGGCGGGGCAGTGGATCGCCGCCGGCCTGCTGACTCTTGATCTGTGTGAAGAGGCGCTGGGGAGCGGCTACATCCTGAAAGACGCCACGCCGTTCAATGTTCTCTTCTCCAGCGCAAAACCCGTCTTCATCGACGTGCTCTCTTTCGAGAAGCGCGACCCGAATAACCCGCTGTGGATCGCCCAGGCTCAGTTCGTCCGTACATTCCTGCTGCCACTGGCCGCTTACCGCTATCTTGGGTGGCCGCTGTCAGCGTCACAGCAGCGCCGCGACGGGTATGAACCCGCTGACCTGGCACACCGGCTGGGATTCGCGCAGAAGTGGAGCAGTCCTCTCCGCTCGCTGGTGGCGCTCCCGCTTCTGTTTGAGAGAAGTTTTTCTGAGAAGGCGGCGAAGTCTCACAATTCCATTCGCAAAGTATCTGAGGATCTCGCCGAGCTGATCCTGCGGCGCACGATCCGGAAGATGCGCAAGAACCTGCGCGCTCTCACGCCGCCAGTTCACGCCTCGCGGTGGAGCGGGTACACCGAGACTGCCAGCCATTACGACTCGGGCGACCACGCCGCAAAACAGAATTTCGTTCGCACGAGCATTAAGAGCACAGGCGCTTTGCATGTCCTGGATGTCGGCGCAAACACCGGTGTCTACTCGCGCATTGCTGCGGAGTGCGGAGCCGCCGTCGTAGCCTGGGATCCGGACGTGAGCGCGACCGAGCTTCATTACCAGGCCGCGAGCCGCGATGAGTTACCCGTGCTGCCTCTGGTGGCTGACTTTGCGCGGCCTAGTCCGGCGATCGGCTGGCGGAACGCTGAATATGCGAGCCTGCTCGCCCGCGCAAAGGGCCGCTTTGATTGCGTGCTCATGCTCGGCGTGCTTCATCATTTGCTGGTGGCGGAGCAGATTCCGCTCGCGGAGATCATCGAGCAGCTCGCGGAGATCACCACGCGCTGGGCTGTGCTTGAGTGGGTCCCTCAGGAAGACTCGCAGTTTAGCGGCCTGGTGCGGGGGCGCGAGGAACTCTACGCGCATCTCACGGAGAGCTATTTCACCCAGGTTCTCGGTGAAAGGTTCGCAACGCGTTCTCGCGAGCGATTGCCTAACGGACGAACCCTGTTGCTGGTGGAGAAGGTCTCATGA
- a CDS encoding DUF2059 domain-containing protein, with protein sequence MKPLFRSLMFLAVLLAAMPVLAQKPMPAEARAAKTIAILNDTKSGEVSAGAQEQLQRWGHFTVVDDADSADIVLRFDKKTDRERSNKQSTDDKGTTTYSGSVTFSSQVHMRAYLKGSDTPFYSTETGDSKKKAGITCVTSFERAWLEGR encoded by the coding sequence ATGAAGCCGTTGTTTCGCTCGCTCATGTTCCTTGCTGTCCTGCTTGCCGCGATGCCCGTGCTGGCGCAAAAGCCCATGCCTGCGGAAGCCCGCGCCGCCAAAACCATCGCTATCCTCAACGACACAAAATCGGGAGAAGTTTCCGCAGGCGCGCAGGAGCAGTTGCAGCGCTGGGGCCACTTCACCGTGGTGGACGACGCGGACAGCGCCGATATCGTTCTGCGCTTCGACAAGAAGACAGACCGCGAAAGAAGTAACAAACAGTCGACCGACGACAAAGGCACGACGACCTATTCAGGCAGCGTGACTTTTTCGTCGCAGGTCCATATGCGCGCCTACCTCAAGGGGTCGGATACGCCGTTCTACTCTACTGAAACCGGCGACTCCAAAAAGAAGGCCGGCATCACCTGCGTGACCAGCTTCGAGCGAGCCTGGCTCGAAGGGCGCTAG
- a CDS encoding CPBP family intramembrane glutamic endopeptidase — MLIFTTSFVKTTSLMNTIKVGAITCLLTYGLTLLFLRSDRWSLRDAGLELVAKSVPRMLFGFGIGFALVALQESLLYAGGHIHWTYARPSSPMSWLLLGISAYFLLALREEIAFRAYPLRRLEVDFGMWPSVLIVGLIFAFEHLAGGLSWSLSLLGPFAGAILFGMAALATRGIAVPLGIHFAFNLGQWVMGQKEVTGFWQASIDPTFQKQAEVLGYTAYFLGTSLAAYCFWVQYRRRSKSFVAHDEAVGVQQSASNSELNS; from the coding sequence GTGCTGATCTTCACGACTTCTTTCGTTAAGACAACTTCATTGATGAACACAATCAAAGTAGGCGCAATCACCTGCCTCTTGACGTATGGACTGACTCTTCTATTCCTCCGCTCGGACCGATGGAGTCTGCGCGACGCCGGATTGGAGCTAGTAGCGAAGAGCGTGCCCCGCATGTTGTTTGGGTTCGGGATCGGGTTCGCACTCGTAGCGCTCCAAGAATCTTTGCTCTATGCTGGCGGCCACATCCACTGGACGTATGCGAGGCCTTCATCGCCGATGAGTTGGCTGCTGCTCGGGATTAGCGCGTACTTCTTGCTCGCCCTACGGGAAGAGATTGCCTTCCGTGCCTATCCACTCCGCCGACTTGAGGTTGATTTTGGCATGTGGCCATCCGTGTTGATCGTGGGGCTAATCTTCGCGTTTGAGCACCTGGCAGGCGGCCTGTCCTGGTCTCTCTCTCTGTTAGGTCCTTTTGCCGGGGCGATTCTGTTCGGTATGGCTGCATTGGCTACTCGTGGCATTGCCGTTCCCTTAGGAATCCACTTTGCGTTCAACCTCGGCCAGTGGGTGATGGGCCAGAAGGAAGTCACCGGATTCTGGCAAGCTTCCATTGATCCGACCTTCCAGAAACAGGCTGAAGTCCTAGGCTACACGGCATACTTTCTTGGGACATCGCTTGCGGCTTATTGTTTCTGGGTGCAGTATCGGAGACGTTCCAAATCGTTCGTTGCTCACGATGAGGCGGTTGGTGTCCAGCAATCTGCAAGCAATTCCGAGTTGAATTCTTGA
- a CDS encoding YceI family protein has product MATTPSTSASTVTWKIDPAHSSAEFKVKHMMISHVKGSFSGLSGTLIEDTVDPTQSSVDASVDISTISTGDAQRDAHLKSADFFHHEQHPTMTFKSTKVEKQGEGEYKVTGDLTLHGVTKPVTFAVEGPSAPGKDPWGNTRIGLSATTKINRKDFGLSWNAALETGGILVGEDVQIALEVQFIKG; this is encoded by the coding sequence ATGGCAACAACCCCTTCGACCTCTGCTTCCACCGTCACCTGGAAAATCGACCCTGCCCACTCCAGCGCCGAATTCAAGGTGAAGCACATGATGATCTCGCACGTGAAAGGCAGCTTCAGCGGCCTCTCCGGCACCCTGATCGAAGACACCGTCGACCCCACCCAGAGCAGCGTTGACGCTTCCGTGGACATCAGCACCATCTCCACCGGCGATGCCCAGCGTGACGCCCACCTCAAGTCGGCCGACTTCTTCCATCACGAGCAGCACCCCACCATGACCTTTAAATCCACCAAAGTGGAGAAGCAGGGCGAAGGCGAGTACAAGGTCACCGGCGACCTGACCCTCCACGGCGTAACCAAGCCCGTCACCTTCGCGGTTGAGGGACCCAGCGCTCCCGGCAAGGACCCCTGGGGCAACACCCGCATTGGTCTCTCGGCCACCACAAAGATCAATCGCAAAGACTTCGGCCTGAGCTGGAACGCTGCCCTCGAGACCGGCGGCATCCTGGTCGGCGAAGACGTCCAGATCGCCCTCGAAGTCCAGTTCATCAAGGGCTAA
- the serB gene encoding phosphoserine phosphatase SerB — protein sequence MTSPNRAETILIHFSGHDAPGQTAALTGILAEHDIRILDIGQAVVHESLTLGILVEAHGEPFASVKTALTARAHELGLQARFRVIPATAMEHWKQGLERHHFIITILGRSITARELARVSGIIARHGMTIVRIDRLSGKLAPTDLAGDACVEFAVSGDSANEVAMRSEFLQAAQELSIDLAFQRESIFRRNRRLFAFDMDSTLIQGEVIDELARLAGVGEQVSKITEAAMRGELNFDESFTRRVGLLKGLPAQQAHSLLNTIPMAEGAERLIRTLKLLGYKTAILSGGFTFFARDLQRRLGIDYVHANELEIENNFVTGRVLPPIMNGARKAEKLAEIARAEGFSLEQCVAVGDGANDIPMLNLAGMGIAYRAKPLVREKAGQAISALGLDGLLYLIGVRDWDLEHHEPVVAGMLPQGMHV from the coding sequence ATGACCTCCCCAAACCGCGCTGAAACCATCCTGATCCACTTCTCCGGCCACGACGCCCCCGGCCAGACCGCCGCGCTTACTGGCATCCTCGCCGAGCACGACATCCGGATCCTCGACATCGGCCAGGCCGTAGTCCACGAGTCGCTCACCCTCGGCATCCTGGTCGAAGCCCACGGCGAGCCCTTCGCCTCCGTAAAGACTGCGCTCACCGCCCGCGCCCACGAGCTCGGGCTGCAGGCAAGGTTTCGCGTCATTCCCGCCACGGCCATGGAGCACTGGAAGCAGGGTCTCGAGCGCCATCACTTCATCATCACCATCCTCGGCCGCTCCATCACCGCGCGCGAGCTGGCCCGCGTCAGCGGCATCATCGCCCGCCACGGAATGACCATCGTCCGCATCGACCGCCTCAGCGGCAAGCTGGCCCCAACCGATCTGGCCGGCGACGCCTGCGTGGAGTTTGCCGTCAGCGGCGATTCAGCCAACGAAGTCGCCATGCGGTCTGAGTTTCTCCAGGCCGCGCAGGAGCTCTCCATCGACCTCGCCTTCCAGCGCGAGAGCATCTTCCGCCGCAATCGCCGTCTCTTCGCCTTCGACATGGATTCAACCCTCATCCAGGGTGAAGTCATCGACGAACTCGCGCGCCTCGCCGGCGTAGGTGAGCAGGTCTCCAAAATCACCGAAGCCGCCATGCGCGGCGAGCTCAACTTCGACGAGAGCTTCACCCGCCGCGTCGGCCTGCTGAAAGGCCTCCCGGCGCAACAGGCGCATTCCCTCCTCAACACGATTCCCATGGCCGAAGGCGCCGAGCGCCTCATCCGTACTCTCAAGCTGCTCGGCTACAAAACCGCCATCCTCTCCGGCGGATTCACCTTCTTCGCCCGCGACCTGCAGCGGCGGCTCGGCATCGACTACGTCCACGCCAACGAGCTCGAAATCGAGAACAACTTCGTCACCGGCCGCGTGCTGCCGCCCATCATGAACGGCGCCCGCAAAGCCGAGAAGCTCGCCGAGATCGCTCGTGCCGAAGGCTTCTCTCTCGAGCAGTGCGTTGCCGTCGGCGACGGCGCCAACGACATCCCCATGCTCAACCTCGCCGGCATGGGCATCGCCTATCGCGCCAAGCCGCTGGTGCGCGAAAAGGCCGGCCAGGCCATCTCCGCCCTCGGCCTCGACGGCCTGCTCTACCTCATCGGCGTACGCGACTGGGACCTCGAACACCACGAGCCCGTGGTTGCAGGCATGCTGCCACAGGGTATGCATGTGTAA